One genomic segment of Flavobacteriaceae bacterium includes these proteins:
- a CDS encoding DUF1272 domain-containing protein encodes MLEIRPNCEHCGKGLPNTSTEAMICSFECTYCKDCAIGIFENVCPSCTGNFVERPIRPGKMLEKYPASKKRILNRKNVEKVKLITEQFKRILPEKR; translated from the coding sequence ATGTTAGAAATTAGGCCCAACTGCGAACATTGTGGCAAAGGTTTACCCAATACTTCTACAGAAGCTATGATTTGCAGTTTCGAATGTACTTATTGTAAAGATTGTGCGATTGGTATTTTTGAAAATGTATGTCCAAGTTGTACGGGTAATTTTGTAGAGAGACCCATTCGACCGGGTAAAATGCTCGAAAAATATCCGGCATCAAAAAAGAGGATTTTAAATCGTAAAAATGTAGAAAAAGTGAAACTAATTACCGAACAATTTAAGCGCATTCTGCCTGAAAAAAGATGA
- a CDS encoding DUF664 domain-containing protein, with the protein MITSELTPEEFDTYYSKYIDKLGKNIRLRDRFDSGKQKVIDFFKSIPEEKLTYRYQSEKWSIKEILQHLIDTERIFMYRCFRIARKDMTSLAGFDQNSYIEPSGADDKTIDELLNEFIANRNNSIALLQELSDENLAFIGNANGAKISARAAAFTIIGHDIWHMEIIKERYL; encoded by the coding sequence ATTATTACATCAGAACTCACACCTGAAGAATTTGATACGTATTATTCGAAATATATCGATAAACTTGGAAAAAATATTCGTCTTCGAGATAGATTTGACAGTGGTAAACAAAAAGTAATTGATTTTTTTAAATCGATACCGGAAGAAAAATTAACATACCGCTATCAGTCGGAAAAATGGAGTATAAAAGAAATACTACAACACCTTATAGATACCGAAAGGATATTTATGTATCGATGTTTTAGGATTGCCAGAAAAGATATGACCTCACTGGCGGGATTCGATCAAAATTCATACATAGAACCTTCCGGAGCAGATGATAAAACCATCGATGAATTGCTAAACGAGTTTATTGCCAATAGGAATAACTCCATTGCCCTGTTACAAGAGTTGTCTGATGAAAATTTAGCTTTTATTGGAAATGCTAACGGAGCAAAAATATCTGCCAGAGCAGCTGCATTTACTATTATTGGTCATGATATATGGCATATGGAAATTATAAAAGAACGTTATTTATAA